CAAAATAACGGCGAGGTTGCTTGGCAGGAAGTTGAATTTGTTGAATAGATAATGTTTGAGAAGATTCAACACTTTTAGGATCGGTAATAAATTTTTGGGCAATGGAAGCAGAAAGCCCTTGAGTAAGTGATTGTCTTGATTTAGTCATTCAAAACCTCTAAAAATTCCTTAAATAATTGCTCAAGCTCACGCCTAGCAATTCCGGCAGTTGATCCAGATAAATCAAAGATAGTAGCATTTTGTCCGTAGCAGTCAGCAATAATCTGTCGTTGATGAAGTACATTCTCTAAAACAGTGACATTAGGCATGAGTTGAAGTACTTCAACTGCTTCATCTTTTAACTTTGTTCCTTTTACGGCACGATTAACAAACATTACGGCTTTAGGTTCTCCCCGTCGAATTCGCTGTGCTTGTTGAATTAAATGTACAGTGTCAGAAGCGCTTTCAAGGTCTATGCCCGCAGGTTGACACGGAATAATCGCTAAATCAGCAGTTAAAACTAATGCCCTGGTAGTTTCAGATAGAGCTGCCGGGCCATCAGCAACGACCCATGTATAAGACTCAACTAGCTTAGGTAACTCATCCAATAGTGCATCAGGTGCTTGAAGGACTTGGCAAGGAATGACCTGTTCTAATCGTGCGAGCCATTTAGAAGATGAGCATTGGGCATCAGCATCTACAACCAGTACAGATTCACCTCGTTTTTGTAACCATCGTGCAAGATGCACAGAAATTGTTGACTTACCTGCTCTTTTAGAGAGCTAAACATTTTACAGTGATGCCTCGGCTAAATTCAAAAGTATGAGTGAGTTGCTCTTGATTGAAGTTATAACCATCTGTTACGAAAATACTAGTATCACG
This window of the Nostoc commune NIES-4072 genome carries:
- a CDS encoding ParB/RepB/Spo0J family partition protein, with the protein product MTKSRQSLTQGLSASIAQKFITDPKSVESSQTLSIQQIQLPAKQPRRYFDQEKQAQLIKSIEEHGILEPLLVRPLANGNYEGSNAIL